GATCTCGAACCCGCGCATCGTGATCGCGAGCCCGTACGTTCGCGCGCGCGACACCGGCGCGATCATCGCCGAGGCGCTTGGGCTGCCTTTCGAGATCCGCGCTGGACTCCACGAGCGCGAAACCGGCGAGTTCGCGGGCAAGCCGTACGAATCCATCTTCGAAGCCGAAGGTTACGACCACGCACGGCCATGGACCTGGATTCCGCCCGGCGGCGAATCTTACGAGCATGTGCGCGATCGCGTCGGACCGATTCTCGATGAGCTGGCCGCGCGCTTTCCTGATGACGACGTGGTGGTCGTCAGCCATGGCGGCGTGATGGTCTCGATGTGGGCATATATGACCGGCCGCTGGGACGACGCGCATGTGCCGCCCAATTGCGGAATCGTCCTCGTCGAGCATCGCGCGGGCAAATTTCTCAAGCCGCAGGTGATCGGAAGCCAGGAGTCGCAACGGCACGCCGGCGGCTAGTATCGATACCGTAATCGCATCAGGCCAGGATATTGAGCAGCGGAATCTTGCCGAGCGTCGAACCGAGCTGCACCAGCGCTTGCTGCTGGAGCGTCGTTTCCTGCTCCTGCATCGCTTCCTGGGCCACGTCGGCATCAACGAGGTTCGATTCGGTTGTTTGATACGTGACGATCTTGTTGTTCGAATTGGTCACCACGTTCGACAATGTATCCAGATTCGACCCGATCGAACTGCGCGTCTCGGCTAAGGTCTGAAGCGCCGTTTGAAGTTGCGGCAGCGTCGCCGACACGCCGGCATGGTTTCCGCTGTTCAGATTGCTGACCAGCGAAGTGAGCGCGCTGATAAGGCCATTGGTATTGTCGCCGAAAACCGACTGGCCGTCGAAGCTCATCTGAACCTGGGTGCCGTCACTGAACGTAACCGAGTTGGTAGCGCTGTCACCCGCATAAGTGCCGGTCGCATTGTATGGAGGCGTTAGCACCTGGCTTCCGGCGAACAGATAGGCGCCCTCATATTGAGTATTTCCAGCGCCGATCACCTGGGTCAAAATTGATTGCGCCTGCGTCGCAAGCGTTTGCATCTGGGCCGTGGATAAGCTGCCGTCCGCACCCTGTGTTGCAGTCGCCGAGGCCGCATCGATCTCGTTAGTAACCGTCGCAAGTGTGTTGTCGAGAGTAGTCAGACGCCCCTGGCTCTGTTGCGCGAGCGAGAGATCGTTGTTTACCGCCGATTGCTGAGTGGTGAGCAACTGCGCGCCGGCGTATGCGACCGGATTATCCGAAGGCTCGATCACACTCTTGCCGGTCCCCAGCTGCTGTTCCACAGTCTGGATATTCGACAGTGTATCATCCAGCGACGATGAGAGCTGACTGAAAAGTGAAATATCCGGAATACTCACTGATTAAGCTCCTGGATAAGGAACGTGGTCATATCATTGGCTGCCTGCACGGCGCGGCCGGTCGCTTGCAACATGTTCTGATACTCAACCAGATTAGTCAGTTGATCGTTGATCGATACGCCGGTGATCGAGCCCTTCAGCGACGTGAGCGACTGCAACGACGACGAGGCCTGTTGCTCGCTGTTGGTCGCGTTCTGCACGGTGATGCCGAAGTTGCTTTCGATCTGCGTATACGCCTGACCTAGAGTCTGGTTAGGAAATGATCCAATCAGGTTCGGATTGTTGGCCAAGGCGGCCAGCGCGGTCGCATTCGAGCCGTCACCCGGAACACCGGCGGCGCTCGCAGCCGCCGGCAGGTTCTGAACGGTAAGCGCGGGATTGATCGCGATTGGATTGTTGGCGCCGCCAACCACGAAAATCGCATTGTTCGTCGATCCGTCAAGGCCAAAACCGGCCTGGCTCTGCTGATTGAACGCATCCGCCGCGGCAGTCGCAAAGTTATTTACCTGGCTCATCAGGTTGGTCACCGCCGAAGCGCCGGCGAGGACGCCTCCAATTTGCCCACCCACCTGATCCATCTGAATCGGC
This genomic window from Candidatus Binataceae bacterium contains:
- a CDS encoding histidine phosphatase family protein gives rise to the protein MGKLVLVRHGESEGNVTRIFTTTPITLPLTELGRRQARAAADLVQSISNPRIVIASPYVRARDTGAIIAEALGLPFEIRAGLHERETGEFAGKPYESIFEAEGYDHARPWTWIPPGGESYEHVRDRVGPILDELAARFPDDDVVVVSHGGVMVSMWAYMTGRWDDAHVPPNCGIVLVEHRAGKFLKPQVIGSQESQRHAGG
- a CDS encoding flagellin, translating into MSIPDISLFSQLSSSLDDTLSNIQTVEQQLGTGKSVIEPSDNPVAYAGAQLLTTQQSAVNNDLSLAQQSQGRLTTLDNTLATVTNEIDAASATATQGADGSLSTAQMQTLATQAQSILTQVIGAGNTQYEGAYLFAGSQVLTPPYNATGTYAGDSATNSVTFSDGTQVQMSFDGQSVFGDNTNGLISALTSLVSNLNSGNHAGVSATLPQLQTALQTLAETRSSIGSNLDTLSNVVTNSNNKIVTYQTTESNLVDADVAQEAMQEQETTLQQQALVQLGSTLGKIPLLNILA
- the flgK gene encoding flagellar hook-associated protein FlgK, with translation INTTQATQSYNQSLSQVTTLAQQIIAPTSGNDLTSSLQSLFNAFTNLSATPQDPTVRATVINAASNFAQLAQSTSTSLQSTASNELSQLPTLVQQVNEISGQIATLNGQIGAAQAGDQAAAALQDQRDGLVNQLATLIGAGADSNGNVSVGGVPLVEGGNALPLSTTGAGTSIQLQVSLPAGTLPIQMDQVGGQIGGVLAGASAVTNLMSQVNNFATAAADAFNQQSQAGFGLDGSTNNAIFVVGGANNPIAINPALTVQNLPAAASAAGVPGDGSNATALAALANNPNLIGSFPNQTLGQAYTQIESNFGITVQNATNSEQQASSSLQSLTSLKGSITGVSINDQLTNLVEYQNMLQATGRAVQAANDMTTFLIQELNQ